A genomic window from Elaeis guineensis isolate ETL-2024a chromosome 3, EG11, whole genome shotgun sequence includes:
- the LOC105040595 gene encoding peroxidase P7-like, which translates to MAFSNSFLLLYLLSLLACIAQGQLSPTFYEASCPNVQSIVRSVMAEAVIREPRMGASILRLFFHDCFVNGCDGSILLDDTPTFTGEKNASPNRNSLRGFDVIDAVKASVEAECCATVSCADILALAARDGVHSLGGPTWTVQLGRRDATTASQSAANSNLPSAGSSISTLISLFAAQGLSAQEMTALSGAHTIGQAQCKNFRAHIYNDTNIDPSFADLRKQNCPASGGDSNLAPLDVQTPNWFDNGYYQNLVAQQGLLHSDQELFNGGSQDALVQRYSNDAALFASDFAGAMVKMGSISPLTGTSGEIRLNCRKVNE; encoded by the exons ATGGCCTTCTCCAATAGCTTCCTTTTGCTCTACCTTCTATCACTACTCGCTTGCATTGCCCAAGGGCAGCTTTCACCCACGTTCTATGAAGCAAGCTGCCCAAATGTACAAAGCATCGTGCGCTCGGTCATGGCAGAGGCTGTCATTAGGGAGCCAAGGATGGGCGCATCCATCCTTCGGCTCTTTTTCCACGACTGCTTTGTGAAT GGCTGTGACGGATCGATCCTTCTCGATGACACACCAACGTTCACCGGCGAGAAGAACGCTTCCCCAAACCGAAACTCACTCCGCGGATTCGATGTCATCGACGCCGTCAAAGCCAGTGTCGAAGCCGAGTGCTGCGCCACGGTCTCATGTGCTGACATCCTCGCCCTCGCTGCTCGCGATGGGGTCCACTCG CTCGGGGGGCCGACTTGGACGGTGCAACTGGGCAGGAGGGATGCAACGACGGCGAGCCAAAGCGCGGCCAACAGCAACCTCCCCAGTGCCGGgtccagcatctccacgctcatCTCCTTGTTCGCCGCCCAGGGCCTCAGTGCTCAAGAGATGACCGCGCTCTCCGGTGCCCACACCATCGGCCAGGCTCAATGCAAGAACTTTCGCGCCCACATCTACAACGACACCAACATCGACCCCAGCTTTGCGGACTTAAGAAAGCAGAACTGCCCGGCCTCGGGCGGCGACAGCAACCTCGCGCCGCTCGATGTCCAGACCCCGAACTGGTTCGACAACGGCTACTACCAGAACCTGGTGGCCCAGCAGGGGCTGCTGCACTCGGACCAGGAGCTCTTCAACGGCGGGTCGCAGGACGCGCTGGTTCAGCGATACAGTAACGACGCTGCGTTGTTTGCGAGCGACTTCGCTGGGGCGATGGTGAAGATGGGGAGCATCAGCCCGCTGACCGGGACCAGCGGGGAGATCAGATTGAACTGCAGGAAGGTCAACGAATGA